In one Chromatiales bacterium genomic region, the following are encoded:
- a CDS encoding glycosyltransferase yields the protein MRDIEVVIPATGDTRSIDVALSSIRDQTLCPVSVLIVDDGLSNPDAVDQFGRAIIGAKFRRIPNRGRGISDALNTGIACCTAPWIARMDADDRAHPRRFEFQMRHLESSSANTLGCGTQVQVYDEHGNSLTPSGYPTEPQDIARSLLERTCHAHPSLILRRDSLVRFPYRRALDGAEDVDLVLRLSGHGRVDNLADVLLDYQIRTGPGAQRSRPRQTALQELAFRLALIRRSGRPDPLDENPGLAERFVDWRLSQRGYAPARRAGTALRYAALAAKAGSPSRAIATLTHGAGIDLLNPAAWWWLWRIARRSPGALARDQTPFPELALA from the coding sequence CACGGGTGACACCCGGAGTATTGACGTAGCTCTATCCAGCATTCGCGATCAGACATTATGCCCCGTCTCAGTTCTGATAGTAGACGATGGCCTGTCCAACCCCGATGCAGTTGATCAATTTGGCCGCGCGATCATCGGTGCAAAATTCCGCCGGATTCCAAACCGCGGGCGCGGAATTTCTGACGCCCTGAACACCGGCATCGCCTGCTGCACCGCACCGTGGATAGCACGCATGGATGCGGACGACCGAGCTCACCCACGCCGGTTCGAGTTCCAGATGCGCCATCTGGAGTCCTCGTCCGCCAACACGCTTGGCTGCGGAACCCAGGTTCAGGTCTACGACGAGCACGGAAATTCGCTGACTCCGTCAGGCTATCCAACCGAGCCGCAGGATATCGCGCGCAGTCTATTGGAGCGGACCTGTCATGCGCACCCATCGCTCATTTTGCGGCGCGATTCGCTGGTGCGGTTCCCGTACCGACGGGCGCTCGATGGCGCGGAAGATGTCGATCTCGTGCTGCGTCTCAGCGGACACGGTCGAGTCGATAACCTGGCGGACGTGCTGCTGGATTACCAGATCCGCACCGGCCCAGGAGCACAGCGATCCCGACCCCGCCAGACCGCGCTTCAGGAACTGGCCTTCCGGCTCGCGCTGATCAGACGCTCTGGCCGGCCCGATCCGCTGGACGAGAACCCCGGGCTGGCCGAGCGATTTGTCGACTGGCGCCTTTCTCAACGTGGCTATGCCCCCGCGCGCCGGGCCGGCACTGCGCTGCGTTACGCTGCTCTCGCCGCGAAGGCCGGAAGTCCGTCACGGGCGATTGCAACGCTGACCCACGGGGCTGGAATCGATCTGCTGAACCCGGCAGCGTGGTGGTGGCTATGGCGCATTGCGCGCCGCTCGCCCGGCGCC